A genomic window from Streptomyces broussonetiae includes:
- a CDS encoding ATP-dependent helicase translates to MVSSAHRALDGFSPATRGWFTGAFSAPTAAQAGAWQAIGAGSDVLVVAPTGSGKTLAAFLAALDQLASTPPPADPKKRCRVLYVSPLKALAVDVERNLRSPLTGIRQESVRLGLPEPEVTVGIRSGDTPAAERRALSTRPPDILITTPESLFLMLTSATRDALTGVETVILDEVHAVAGTKRGAHLALSLERLDELLPRPARRIGLSATVRPVDEVARYLSPRRKVEIVQPKSGKEFDLSVVVPVQDMGELGGSPAADAAEGGERPSIWPHVEERIADLVQAHRSTIVFANSRRLAERLCNRLNEIAYERATGETLEEHHAPAQLMGGSGAAQGAPPVIARAHHGSVSKEQRALVEEDLKAGRLPAVVATSSLELGIDMGAVDLVVQVESPPSVASGLQRVGRAGHQVGAVSTGVVFPKYRGDLVQAAVVTERMRSGSIESLRVPANPLDVLAQQLVAMTALDTWQFDDLLATVRRSAPFASLPESAFTATLDMLAGRYPSDAFAELRPRVVWDRVTGEITGRPGAQRLAVTSGGTIPDRGLFGVFLAGSDPKKGGGRVGELDEEMVYESRVGDVFTLGTSSWRIEDITRDRVLVSPAPGVPGRLPFWKGDQLGRPLELGRAVGAFLREVGSLPKDNARLRLLAAGLDAWAADNVLSYLDEQREACGHVPDDRTIVVERFRDELGDWRVVVHSPFGAQVHAPWALALGARLSERYGMDAQVMHADDGIVLRLPDADLMGLDLLDQEPMKAGTSFSTAVDGEQAPVGAADVAFDKGEVDQVVTDQVGGSALFASRFRECAARALLLPRRNPGKRTPLWQQRQRAAQLLQVASEFGSFPIVLEAVRECLQDVFDVPGLVELMGDIEARKVRLVEVTTPEPSPFARSLLFGYVAQFLYEGDSPLAERRAAALSLDSRLLAELLGQAELRELLDAEVLTELERELQWLTEDRRVKDVEGVADVLRLLGPLTDAELVARGADPHWVRELAGARRAIKVRIAGADHWAAIEDAGRLRDALGTALPVGVPEAFTEPVKDPLGDLLARYARTHGPFTSATAAARFGLGVAVTEGALHRLAAGGRVVQGEFHPAGIGQEWCDAGVLRRLRRRSLAVLRHELEPVPPAALAQFLPQWQHIGKGHGLRGIDGLVRAVEQLQGASVPASALEKLVLPSRVANYTPAMLDELTAAGEVVWAGAGALPGKDGWVSLYLADAAPLLLPPPHPLELTALHQSVLDALSGGYGLFFRQIADQVRATTHPDVTDPHLADALWDLAWSGRLTNDTLAPMRSLLGSGRTAGSTAHRAKRAVPRGRYGSLTAAARPASRSGPPTVAGRWSLLPTVEPDATVRAHALARTLLDRHGVVTRGAVAAEGVEGGFSAVYRVLSAFEESGQARRGYVVEGLGAAQFAMDGAVDRLRAVSNARDRSEGLPSAAHQNDPLHNGFPAFPNGFGGDNGPHGHALPGASEVSDGGFAHPGLDDDFTWPPADLPPAPGDHVSPRDLADPFASPGFGGPRGGDATTSGSRARQGRGSGRTGAAAPDPRAVVLAAADPANAYGAALSWPESPTGAGHKPGRKAGSLVVLVEGELTLYMERGGKTLLAWPTTPGAPAPEDPRLRTAAEALAAAARAGSLGTVTVERINGTQALTSPVGTLLEGAGFVATPRGLRLRP, encoded by the coding sequence GTTCCTGATGCTGACCTCGGCCACGCGCGACGCCCTGACCGGCGTGGAGACGGTGATCCTCGATGAGGTGCACGCGGTCGCGGGCACCAAGCGCGGCGCTCATCTCGCGCTCTCCCTGGAGCGGCTGGACGAGTTGCTTCCGCGGCCGGCCCGCAGGATCGGCCTGTCGGCGACGGTCCGTCCGGTGGACGAGGTCGCCCGGTATCTCTCGCCGCGCCGCAAGGTGGAGATCGTCCAGCCCAAGTCCGGCAAGGAGTTCGACCTGTCCGTGGTCGTCCCGGTGCAGGACATGGGCGAGCTGGGCGGCTCTCCGGCGGCGGACGCGGCCGAGGGCGGGGAGCGGCCGTCGATCTGGCCGCATGTGGAGGAGCGGATCGCCGATCTGGTCCAGGCCCACCGCTCGACGATCGTCTTCGCCAACTCGCGGCGCCTCGCGGAGCGCCTGTGCAACCGGCTGAACGAGATCGCGTACGAGCGTGCGACCGGCGAGACCCTGGAGGAGCACCACGCCCCCGCCCAGCTGATGGGCGGCTCCGGCGCAGCCCAGGGCGCGCCCCCGGTGATCGCCCGCGCGCACCACGGCTCGGTCTCCAAGGAGCAGCGCGCCCTGGTCGAGGAGGATCTGAAGGCCGGACGCCTGCCCGCGGTGGTCGCCACCTCCAGCCTGGAACTCGGCATCGACATGGGCGCCGTGGATCTCGTCGTCCAGGTCGAGTCCCCGCCCTCGGTCGCATCAGGCCTCCAGCGCGTCGGCCGCGCGGGCCACCAGGTGGGCGCCGTCTCCACCGGTGTCGTCTTCCCCAAGTACCGCGGCGACCTCGTCCAGGCGGCCGTGGTCACCGAGCGGATGCGCTCGGGCTCGATCGAGTCCCTGCGGGTGCCGGCGAACCCGCTGGACGTGCTGGCCCAGCAGCTGGTCGCGATGACGGCGCTGGACACCTGGCAGTTCGACGACCTGCTCGCCACGGTCCGCCGCTCGGCGCCCTTCGCCTCCCTGCCCGAATCGGCGTTCACGGCGACCTTGGACATGCTCGCGGGCCGCTATCCGTCGGACGCGTTCGCGGAGCTGCGCCCACGCGTGGTGTGGGACCGCGTGACCGGCGAGATCACCGGCCGCCCGGGCGCGCAGCGCCTCGCCGTCACCTCCGGCGGCACGATCCCGGACCGGGGCCTGTTCGGGGTCTTCCTCGCCGGTTCCGACCCCAAGAAGGGCGGCGGCCGGGTCGGCGAGCTGGACGAGGAGATGGTGTACGAGTCCCGGGTGGGCGACGTCTTCACCCTGGGCACCAGTTCCTGGCGCATCGAGGACATCACCCGCGACCGCGTCCTGGTCTCGCCCGCGCCCGGTGTGCCCGGCCGCCTCCCTTTCTGGAAGGGCGACCAACTGGGCCGTCCGCTCGAACTGGGCCGAGCGGTGGGCGCGTTCCTGCGCGAGGTCGGCTCGCTGCCCAAGGACAACGCCCGGCTGCGCCTGCTGGCGGCGGGCCTGGACGCGTGGGCGGCGGACAACGTGCTGTCGTACCTGGACGAGCAGCGTGAGGCATGCGGCCATGTTCCGGACGACCGCACGATCGTCGTGGAGCGCTTCCGCGACGAGCTGGGCGACTGGCGGGTGGTCGTCCACTCCCCCTTCGGCGCCCAGGTGCACGCCCCCTGGGCGCTGGCGCTCGGCGCCCGGCTGTCCGAGCGGTACGGCATGGACGCGCAGGTCATGCATGCCGACGACGGCATCGTGCTGCGCCTGCCCGACGCCGACCTGATGGGCCTGGACCTGCTCGACCAGGAACCCATGAAGGCGGGCACCTCTTTCAGCACGGCGGTCGACGGCGAGCAGGCGCCCGTGGGCGCGGCGGACGTCGCCTTCGACAAGGGCGAGGTCGACCAGGTCGTCACCGACCAGGTCGGCGGCTCGGCCCTGTTCGCTTCGCGGTTCCGTGAGTGCGCCGCCCGCGCGCTGCTGCTGCCGCGCCGCAACCCCGGAAAGCGCACCCCGCTGTGGCAGCAGCGCCAGCGCGCGGCCCAACTGCTCCAGGTGGCGAGCGAGTTCGGCTCGTTCCCGATCGTGCTGGAGGCGGTGCGCGAATGCCTGCAGGACGTCTTCGACGTCCCCGGGCTCGTCGAGCTGATGGGCGACATCGAGGCCCGCAAGGTGCGCCTGGTCGAGGTCACCACCCCGGAGCCCTCCCCGTTCGCCCGCTCCCTGCTGTTCGGGTACGTCGCCCAGTTCCTGTACGAGGGCGACTCCCCGCTCGCCGAACGCCGCGCCGCCGCGCTGTCCCTGGACTCCCGGCTGCTGGCCGAGCTGCTGGGCCAGGCGGAGCTGCGCGAGCTGCTCGACGCCGAGGTGCTGACCGAGCTGGAGCGCGAGCTGCAGTGGCTCACCGAGGACCGCCGGGTCAAGGACGTGGAGGGCGTGGCCGACGTGCTGCGGCTGCTCGGCCCGCTGACCGATGCCGAGCTGGTCGCGCGGGGTGCGGATCCGCACTGGGTGCGGGAGCTGGCCGGGGCACGCAGGGCCATCAAGGTCCGCATCGCCGGCGCCGACCACTGGGCGGCGATCGAGGATGCGGGCCGCCTGCGTGACGCGCTCGGCACGGCGCTGCCGGTTGGCGTGCCCGAGGCCTTCACCGAGCCGGTCAAGGACCCGCTCGGCGATCTGCTCGCCCGCTACGCCCGTACGCACGGCCCGTTCACGTCGGCGACGGCGGCGGCCCGTTTCGGCCTGGGCGTCGCGGTCACCGAAGGCGCTCTGCACCGGCTCGCGGCGGGCGGCCGAGTCGTCCAGGGCGAGTTCCATCCGGCGGGCATCGGCCAGGAGTGGTGCGACGCGGGCGTACTGCGCCGCTTGCGCCGTCGCTCCCTGGCGGTGCTGCGGCACGAGCTGGAGCCCGTCCCACCCGCGGCTCTCGCCCAGTTCCTGCCGCAGTGGCAGCACATCGGCAAGGGCCACGGACTGCGCGGCATCGACGGACTGGTGCGCGCCGTAGAGCAGTTGCAGGGTGCCTCCGTGCCTGCCTCGGCGCTGGAGAAGCTGGTCCTTCCCTCCCGTGTGGCGAACTACACGCCCGCGATGCTGGACGAACTGACCGCCGCCGGTGAGGTGGTGTGGGCCGGCGCGGGCGCCCTGCCCGGCAAGGACGGCTGGGTCTCCCTCTACCTGGCGGACGCGGCCCCGCTGCTCCTCCCGCCACCGCACCCGCTGGAGCTGACCGCGCTGCACCAGTCCGTGCTGGACGCGCTCTCCGGTGGCTACGGCCTGTTCTTCCGCCAGATCGCCGACCAGGTACGGGCCACCACCCACCCCGACGTCACCGACCCGCACCTGGCCGACGCACTCTGGGACCTGGCCTGGTCGGGCCGGCTCACCAACGACACCCTCGCCCCGATGCGTTCGCTCCTCGGGTCCGGCCGCACGGCAGGTTCCACGGCCCACCGCGCCAAGCGGGCCGTCCCGCGCGGGCGTTACGGCTCCCTGACGGCCGCCGCCCGCCCCGCGTCCCGCTCGGGCCCGCCGACCGTCGCCGGCCGCTGGTCGCTGCTGCCCACGGTCGAGCCGGACGCCACGGTGCGCGCCCACGCACTGGCCCGCACCCTTCTGGACCGGCACGGCGTGGTCACGCGCGGGGCCGTGGCGGCGGAAGGCGTCGAGGGCGGCTTCTCGGCGGTGTACCGGGTGCTGTCCGCCTTCGAGGAGAGCGGTCAGGCGCGGCGCGGTTACGTGGTCGAGGGCCTGGGCGCGGCCCAGTTCGCCATGGACGGCGCCGTGGACCGCCTCCGTGCGGTGTCCAACGCCCGCGACCGGAGCGAGGGCCTGCCCTCCGCGGCCCACCAGAACGACCCCCTCCACAACGGCTTTCCAGCTTTCCCGAACGGCTTCGGCGGCGACAACGGGCCGCACGGCCACGCCCTCCCCGGTGCCTCCGAGGTCTCGGACGGCGGGTTCGCCCACCCCGGCCTCGACGACGACTTCACCTGGCCCCCGGCGGACCTGCCGCCCGCCCCCGGTGACCACGTCTCCCCCCGCGACCTCGCCGACCCCTTCGCCTCCCCCGGCTTCGGCGGCCCCCGAGGAGGAGACGCCACCACTTCCGGCTCCCGGGCGCGCCAGGGCCGCGGCAGCGGTCGTACCGGCGCGGCGGCTCCCGACCCGCGTGCCGTCGTCCTCGCCGCGGCCGACCCCGCCAACGCCTACGGCGCGGCCCTGTCCTGGCCGGAGTCGCCCACCGGGGCCGGGCACAAACCGGGCCGCAAGGCGGGCTCGCTGGTCGTCCTCGTGGAGGGTGAACTGACGCTGTACATGGAGCGCGGCGGCAAGACTCTGCTGGCCTGGCCCACCACACCGGGCGCCCCCGCTCCGGAGGACCCCCGCCTCCGTACGGCCGCCGAGGCCCTGGCCGCGGCGGCTCGCGCGGGCTCCCTCGGCACGGTCACGGTCGAGCGGATCAACGGCACCCAGGCCCTGACCTCCCCGGTGGGCACGCTGCTGGAAGGAGCGGGTTTCGTGGCGACACCGCGCGGCCTGCGCCTGAGACCCTGA